A stretch of Planococcus citri chromosome 5, ihPlaCitr1.1, whole genome shotgun sequence DNA encodes these proteins:
- the LOC135848481 gene encoding uncharacterized protein LOC135848481: MFHLPTYKFYFPFDCRFADQFALGADFLPKLKMTLLWEELKKIVRQLRGLQNIFGYKSTVANQIFLFYCFCGKIYFTDKIHPGVKYLWYILVLSELLISYALTLVYFLYDDEHDVMMMLSAANVVSTSNVAVFGFPLISYICGDHIEAIIDQVDDIFASEENPTGDSHSGVKQLRVLADVKNVFWSLLGFFGVCCVVYLFICFFDVVLFFKEEKVKNDYYYYMSPIPPMRKHGSFKLFFIFNGVSTFVFGMFLVKLISVFSVVLYWNTVCRNELICLRDEFHKKSRSLSECMEKGAWTGGTLKKWNRDFNAVIVRGVVKFQETVFLINYLKTFIEVIGSFVTPLAFFYGVAVLYICLSEDIFFVLKLKYVAGTLGTTFSAFIFYWTGQKLDDAIFEVSVAVYSTPWYWSVNVRRNVHFLLYQTQNVQNFSILKVYGLLLKNFSRYANGVMTSTNLLRKLTRE, from the exons ATGTTTCatttacctacgtataaattttattttccatttgaCTGTCGATTCGCTGATCAATTCGCATTAGGAGCTGATTTCTTGCCCAAATTGAAGATGACTCTGTTGTGGGAAGAGCTGAAGAAAATCGTACGACAACTTCGAGGCTTACAAAATATCTTCGGTTACAAGAGCACAGTGGCGAATCAAATCTTCCTCTTCTATTGTTTCTGCGGTAAAATTTACTTCACTGATAAAATTCACCCGGGGGTGAAGTACCTTTGGTACATTTTGGTGCTGAGTGAGCTGTTAATTTCGTACGCACTCACCTTAGTGTACTTTTTATACGATGACGAACACGATGTAATGATGATGTTGAGCGCTGCGAACGTCGTCAGCACCAGTAACGTGGCAGTTTTTGGATTTCCTCTGATCTCGTACATTTGCGGTGATCATATCGAAGCCATCATTGATCAAGTCGACGATATTTTCGCTTCTGAAGAAAATCCAACAGGCGATTCTCACTCCGGAGTTAAACAACTGAGAGTATTAGCGGatgtgaaaaatgttttctggtCGTTGTTGGGATTTTTTGGAGTATGCTGCGTCGTATATctttttatttgctttttcGACGTCGTCTTATTTTTCAAGGAAGAGAAGGtgaaaaatgattattattattacatgtCGCCAATTCCTCCGATGAGAAAACACGGTTCTTTTAAATTATTCTTCATCTTTAATGGTGTTTCAACCTTTGTTTTTGGCATGTTTTTGGTCAAGTTGATTTCAGTGTTTTCAGTCGTCTTGTATTGGAACACGGTTTGTCGAAACGAGTTGATTTGTTTACGAGATGAATTCCACAAAAAGTCTCGTAGTTTGAGCGAATGCATGGAAAAGGGTGCATGGACAGGGGGAACTTTGAAGAAATGGAATCGAGATTTCAATGCTGTGATTGTACGTGGTGTTGTTAAATTTCAAGAGACTGTTTT CTTGATTAATTACTTGAAAACCTTCATCGAGGTGATTGGCTCATTTGTAACACCTTTGGCGTTCTTTTATGGCGTTGCTGTTCTTTACATATGTTTATCA gaagATATATTTTTCGTTCTGAAGCTGAAATACGTGGCTGGTACATTGGGAACTACGTTTTCAGCGTTCATCTTCTATTGGACTGGGCAGAAATTGGACGATGCG atATTTGAAGTATCAGTGGCTGTGTACTCAACCCCTTGGTATTGGTCGGTGAATGTTCGAAGGAACGTTCATTTCTTATTATATCAGACTCAGAATgtgcaaaatttctcaattttaaaagtgTACGGATTgctgttgaagaatttttccagATACGCGAATGGAGTTATGACTTCTACAAATTTATTGCGGAAACTTACCAGAgaataa